A region from the Devosia lucknowensis genome encodes:
- a CDS encoding TniQ family protein — translation MNTHFVRRPLRYHHRLQARETGLGFASRLAAMNGRHMVELLQHMGVRTLDVNDGVEDAIRAVAALGDADAKQLITMTPRPSEGEREYHVAGEVLGPLGINRTFFRYCPHCVLEDVHQFEGPLHARPWLRLEWTISHYRACHLHHTELLECKPVRRHSQPYDFSEAMMTLLPNMDRLATTAFASKPSGFDEWIIARIEGARDPDNWLDALPLYVAAQWCEAFGVSLLHPAKVQTSRLTEVEWAAAAEEGFSISRRGATAIDAALQRLTLAEKRTRGIVGPRDTYGYGFHLLQKTVTDPAFEPIRKIVRDHAMQALPWKIGTDMLGVTIEENQVLTVQTASLASGVDRKTMRNVLKRNGLALQDIEDGLRDHRVVVSTRDIEGTVRKLKGALTAPQTMELLGIDRRQLDAIVEAGGLADASGAPPDHWGQARYAPEDIELMLVRLMDGAVEVEAPTKRQVGIPRARHVSLASNTEIMRFIFERRLTWKGRLAGQTGFHALLLDVDECIELIRASAPPMDGLLFIELEREIIGFNKNAVPHLVRLKKLDKDEEYSPSARRLVPVITRASVDEFRRKYVTAGELCQVHGLHHKQVRSILDSVGIKEEFDAKTVKVTFYDRQKVEAAATKRRDFWVYRK, via the coding sequence ATGAACACTCACTTCGTGCGGAGGCCGCTTCGCTACCATCATCGACTGCAAGCCCGAGAAACAGGACTTGGGTTCGCCTCGCGCCTGGCCGCGATGAACGGCCGCCATATGGTGGAGCTCCTCCAGCACATGGGTGTGAGGACGCTGGACGTGAACGATGGTGTCGAAGATGCCATCCGCGCGGTCGCAGCCCTTGGTGATGCGGATGCCAAGCAGCTGATCACGATGACTCCACGGCCTAGCGAAGGCGAACGCGAATATCACGTGGCTGGCGAAGTTCTTGGGCCGCTCGGCATTAATCGCACGTTCTTTCGCTACTGCCCGCATTGCGTGCTGGAGGACGTGCACCAGTTCGAGGGTCCATTGCACGCCAGGCCCTGGTTACGATTGGAATGGACCATCTCGCATTACAGGGCGTGTCATCTGCACCACACTGAACTCCTGGAGTGCAAGCCGGTGCGCCGGCATTCGCAACCTTACGACTTCTCCGAGGCCATGATGACGTTGCTGCCGAATATGGACAGACTGGCCACCACTGCCTTCGCATCAAAGCCATCCGGGTTCGACGAGTGGATCATCGCACGCATCGAAGGTGCTCGAGATCCTGATAACTGGCTGGATGCCCTGCCGCTCTATGTCGCCGCCCAGTGGTGCGAGGCGTTCGGCGTCTCGCTGCTTCACCCGGCCAAGGTGCAGACCTCCCGGCTGACCGAAGTTGAGTGGGCCGCGGCAGCCGAAGAAGGCTTCAGCATCTCCCGGCGGGGTGCCACTGCGATCGATGCGGCGCTTCAGCGTCTCACGCTGGCCGAAAAGCGCACACGCGGCATCGTCGGCCCCCGTGACACCTATGGCTATGGCTTCCACCTGCTGCAGAAGACCGTGACTGATCCGGCCTTCGAACCGATCCGGAAGATAGTGCGTGACCACGCCATGCAGGCGCTGCCGTGGAAGATTGGCACCGACATGCTGGGCGTCACGATCGAGGAGAACCAAGTTCTCACCGTTCAGACGGCATCGTTAGCCTCGGGTGTGGACCGCAAGACCATGCGCAATGTTCTCAAGCGAAATGGTCTTGCTCTGCAGGATATCGAGGACGGTTTGCGCGATCACCGTGTCGTCGTCTCGACCCGCGACATCGAAGGCACGGTACGCAAGCTGAAGGGAGCATTGACGGCACCCCAGACGATGGAACTGCTCGGCATCGATCGACGACAGCTCGATGCCATCGTCGAAGCCGGCGGCCTTGCAGATGCGTCCGGTGCGCCCCCGGACCATTGGGGCCAGGCGCGCTACGCGCCCGAGGACATCGAATTGATGCTGGTCCGGCTGATGGACGGGGCCGTCGAGGTCGAAGCGCCGACCAAGCGCCAAGTAGGTATCCCCCGCGCGCGGCACGTTTCGCTCGCCAGCAATACCGAGATCATGCGCTTCATTTTCGAGAGGCGGCTGACTTGGAAGGGCCGACTCGCCGGCCAGACCGGCTTCCACGCCCTGCTTCTCGATGTCGACGAATGCATCGAACTCATCCGCGCCAGCGCACCGCCAATGGATGGACTCTTGTTCATCGAGCTCGAGCGCGAAATCATCGGCTTCAACAAGAACGCCGTGCCGCACCTGGTGCGCCTCAAGAAGCTCGACAAGGATGAGGAATACAGCCCCTCTGCGCGCCGCCTTGTGCCAGTGATCACTCGAGCGAGCGTCGATGAGTTCCGGCGCAAGTACGTCACTGCCGGCGAGCTCTGCCAGGTCCATGGTCTGCACCACAAGCAGGTCAGGTCTATCCTCGACAGCGTTGGCATTAAGGAAGAGTTCGATGCCAAGACGGTCAAGGTGACGTTCTACGACCGGCAGAAGGTCGAGGCGGCGGCTACCAAGCGGCGGGACTTCTGGGTGTACCGGAAGTAA
- a CDS encoding ATP-binding protein, with translation MSDQENQGQGNEPEDVFEVIRGRMSPEHKVASEALDKLNAVYVDTARDKVLGNSFDRFLNYVTAKQRYGRRGKGNAFFVTGESGAGKTDMVERLLMEHPWLQPFKHNGRIVRPWVRVALQGPATLRFLGQEILEAIEYPIKATARQSEVWNTLPKQLKSSMVFLVHIDETQHLMTKGADTEEVSSAIKGLMNYVPFPVSFILSGKPRLNGLIVHDDQTERRNFSLALDAVHPENDRALIVKIITKHCDAVGLKHDLFVKSDMPERIAHAANHQFGRMCEVVILGIQIAVMKGDKELLPDHLAKAYRDHSNTRGLDDMNPFQAEDFETLPRGYFVTGKDEYPE, from the coding sequence TTGAGCGATCAGGAGAATCAAGGTCAAGGCAATGAGCCGGAAGACGTTTTCGAAGTCATCCGCGGCCGCATGTCTCCAGAGCATAAGGTTGCCAGTGAGGCGCTGGATAAGCTCAATGCCGTGTATGTCGACACCGCTCGAGATAAGGTACTGGGCAACAGTTTCGATCGTTTTCTGAACTACGTAACCGCCAAGCAACGCTACGGGCGCCGTGGCAAGGGCAACGCATTCTTCGTCACCGGAGAGAGCGGTGCGGGCAAGACCGATATGGTAGAACGCCTTCTCATGGAGCACCCCTGGCTACAGCCCTTCAAGCACAACGGCAGAATAGTCAGACCGTGGGTTCGTGTGGCTCTGCAAGGACCGGCAACCCTGCGCTTCCTGGGCCAGGAGATCCTCGAGGCAATTGAGTACCCGATCAAGGCCACTGCCCGTCAGTCGGAGGTCTGGAACACTCTTCCCAAGCAATTGAAGAGCTCGATGGTGTTCCTGGTACATATCGACGAAACGCAGCATTTGATGACCAAGGGGGCCGATACTGAGGAGGTGTCGAGCGCCATCAAGGGTCTGATGAACTACGTGCCGTTTCCTGTGAGCTTCATTCTGTCCGGCAAGCCGCGGCTGAACGGTCTCATTGTGCACGACGACCAGACTGAGCGTAGAAACTTCAGTCTCGCACTTGATGCCGTGCACCCCGAAAATGACCGCGCTCTGATCGTCAAGATCATCACTAAGCACTGCGACGCCGTGGGCCTCAAGCACGACCTTTTCGTGAAGTCGGACATGCCTGAGCGCATTGCTCACGCTGCCAACCATCAGTTCGGTCGAATGTGCGAAGTCGTCATTTTAGGCATCCAAATCGCCGTGATGAAGGGCGACAAGGAACTCCTGCCGGATCATCTGGCGAAGGCATATCGCGATCATTCGAACACCCGTGGTCTCGACGACATGAACCCATTCCAAGCCGAGGATTTCGAAACGTTGCCGCGGGGATACTTCGTCACCGGCAAGGACGAGTATCCCGAATGA
- a CDS encoding DDE-type integrase/transposase/recombinase yields MSANTPKKNVFGRYDRILIGPATYRYVRKDENGDHQLQLAVDGLLQHSYRRITDAQIAEQQRRKNFKVEPKYFAKALDELRARNDSSDLLALSEDDARSVLWKLEWCRCFHEARTSPSSGFRPNITPKDLKTFIDTFKAEINRWYLRRFSEPRPAGRPVVVGYDDNGEDVKERKPFDHPSPSTLRNWLRLYERAGDRMAAFAPRYYRCGNRKQLDTEYSRIIDKCVLHYADRSQPTRRDILDLVEIEIHKLRKRRKEPLKLVSQSTVDRRIAKLEPFYVEMGRYGKDRTMRKYLMVGRGVEVDLPFERVEMDDWEVDLQTLAVDAGTWENMNEQQRAAVKRVRCIVTAAIDVKTRCIVGINVSETAPSTPAAKAALRTITQDKTALAKYAGAQDPWEMHGRPDGLFTDGGSVFMGEFRDAAMHCGIEFTRPDPDPRQRGHIEAFFRYLRRVCRFFTGQTFSNSVAKADYTAEEYASLTVEEFRKAVIKFIVDVYHNKPHRGLRRLTPRAAWERDTAEYSPAQVTDAQRLYAFGFRHPDVSLDKQGVLYLDISYRSDPLSELLKKLGSSAKVDLVIDPENLGQVFVHVPRTYQKHMRAFAPIEMHGQFLEVPAHNSRFKGKTLAEHLLLNEGINQFVREQNRKKQTIRIESNESLTLSGRRAAVRAGVPSHSLTAKDYEVVTPRYRRKVRQSTGEDPIAKESTPSGEAGFGKIIGVSKRTRPRPERSEQMSSSDEPPDADEQQPAPPAKTNPKPKARKVKGARTARSTQRKPASSVPTAQQSSWVPRPSKSINQGDDD; encoded by the coding sequence TTGAGCGCTAATACTCCAAAGAAGAACGTCTTCGGGCGATACGATCGTATCCTTATCGGACCCGCTACGTATCGCTATGTCCGTAAGGACGAGAACGGCGATCATCAGTTGCAACTCGCGGTCGATGGGTTGCTGCAGCACAGCTATCGAAGGATTACAGACGCGCAGATCGCCGAGCAGCAGCGGCGCAAGAATTTTAAGGTAGAGCCGAAATATTTCGCCAAGGCCCTCGATGAGCTTCGGGCCCGAAATGACAGCTCAGACCTCCTGGCCCTTTCAGAAGATGATGCGCGAAGCGTTTTGTGGAAGTTGGAATGGTGCAGGTGCTTCCACGAAGCTCGAACTTCGCCAAGTTCCGGCTTCCGCCCGAACATTACGCCGAAAGACCTCAAGACCTTCATCGACACGTTTAAGGCCGAGATCAATCGCTGGTACCTGCGCCGCTTCTCCGAACCTCGTCCCGCTGGTCGGCCTGTCGTGGTCGGCTATGACGACAACGGCGAAGACGTCAAGGAACGCAAGCCCTTCGACCACCCAAGCCCAAGCACGTTACGGAACTGGCTGCGCCTTTATGAACGGGCCGGTGACCGTATGGCCGCGTTCGCCCCCCGGTATTATCGCTGCGGAAATCGCAAGCAGTTGGACACTGAGTACTCGCGCATCATCGACAAGTGCGTGCTCCACTATGCCGATCGCTCGCAGCCGACCCGCCGCGACATTCTCGACCTCGTCGAAATTGAGATTCACAAATTACGCAAGCGGCGGAAGGAGCCGCTGAAACTCGTCAGCCAAAGCACCGTCGACCGTCGCATTGCCAAACTCGAGCCGTTTTACGTCGAGATGGGGCGATACGGCAAAGATCGGACCATGCGCAAATACCTCATGGTAGGAAGAGGCGTCGAGGTCGACCTGCCCTTCGAGCGCGTGGAAATGGACGACTGGGAAGTCGACCTACAAACCTTGGCGGTTGACGCCGGCACATGGGAGAACATGAACGAACAGCAGCGCGCTGCGGTGAAGCGCGTGCGCTGCATCGTCACCGCAGCTATTGACGTCAAGACGCGCTGCATCGTCGGCATCAACGTATCGGAAACCGCCCCCTCTACGCCGGCTGCCAAGGCGGCCCTTCGCACCATCACTCAGGACAAGACAGCGCTCGCCAAATACGCGGGGGCGCAAGATCCGTGGGAGATGCATGGTCGCCCGGATGGCCTGTTTACCGATGGAGGTTCAGTCTTCATGGGTGAATTCAGGGATGCCGCGATGCACTGCGGCATCGAATTCACGCGACCTGATCCGGATCCTCGTCAACGCGGTCATATCGAGGCCTTCTTTCGATATCTTAGGCGCGTTTGTCGCTTTTTCACCGGTCAGACTTTTAGCAATTCGGTCGCGAAAGCCGACTATACTGCAGAGGAGTATGCCAGCCTAACAGTTGAGGAATTCCGTAAGGCCGTCATTAAGTTTATCGTCGATGTCTATCACAACAAACCTCATCGAGGACTTCGTCGCCTCACCCCACGAGCCGCATGGGAAAGAGATACGGCCGAATACTCACCAGCACAGGTGACCGATGCGCAGCGTCTTTACGCGTTCGGCTTTAGGCACCCCGATGTAAGCCTTGACAAGCAGGGCGTGCTTTATCTCGACATCTCCTACAGATCCGACCCCCTTAGTGAGTTGTTGAAGAAGCTCGGTTCGAGCGCCAAGGTCGACCTGGTGATTGACCCTGAGAATCTTGGACAAGTGTTTGTCCACGTGCCCCGGACCTATCAGAAGCACATGCGCGCATTCGCGCCTATCGAAATGCATGGGCAATTCCTTGAAGTGCCTGCCCACAATAGTCGCTTCAAAGGGAAAACGCTTGCAGAACACCTCCTACTCAATGAAGGCATCAACCAGTTCGTGCGCGAGCAAAATCGCAAGAAACAGACCATTCGCATCGAATCCAATGAATCACTCACCTTGAGTGGACGCCGGGCGGCAGTGCGCGCAGGAGTTCCCAGTCACTCGCTGACGGCCAAAGACTACGAAGTTGTCACTCCCCGCTATAGGCGCAAGGTACGGCAGTCTACCGGTGAAGACCCCATCGCCAAGGAATCTACACCAAGCGGTGAAGCAGGCTTTGGAAAGATCATCGGCGTCAGCAAGCGCACCAGGCCCAGACCGGAGCGCTCTGAACAGATGAGTTCTTCCGACGAACCACCTGATGCCGATGAACAGCAGCCGGCACCACCCGCTAAGACGAATCCCAAGCCCAAGGCCAGAAAGGTAAAGGGCGCACGCACTGCTCGGTCGACACAAAGAAAACCAGCCAGCTCGGTTCCGACGGCGCAGCAAAGCTCCTGGGTCCCGCGGCCCAGCAAGAGCATCAACCAGGGGGACGACGATTGA
- a CDS encoding AAA family ATPase, whose product MANIENDDSWADVIIDDKGRVKPPKRKPLGKDHLLDASEALPKLMVEQAFTKTELREVINREAFALVVQIPGEDWGPSLCREIKNLGEWDEYALRSLPARGRSEDANLRLLQALSSGGRVFGMSHNNSFLPDALLNCADHSISLKPPSPELLAKAIKAVTGKLPIDVPPRLGAGLSFEELTSCIRRGSTAAECVDRLLKTVERKRGAPDDDVPALADLYGYGDAMTWALDLVHDLDSWRRGEVPWSSLSAAVVLSSLPGLGKTSMMRSLAKTAGVPLIATSVGAWFAEASGYLDAIVKRVDAIFAQARAQAPCILFLDEIDALPSRSNLDSRNADYWNVLIARILTLLDGAVAGQTEGIILVGATNHSSRLDPALLRPGRFGKVITIDPPKEQDLAGILRQHLRQDLSGHDLTGAARLALGSSGAMVVDYVKNARRTARQQKRSMEMLDLVNAIAPSEHRDPDLVERVATHEAGHAVLSHVLDLGEVSVISIVQRGNTGGYILTESNSYSPRRQDIEKMVLRTLGGRAAEEVILGDPSMGAGGTDDSDLAVATRLVGMLHVSGGLGERFLYQGGTSEMLHVLAINTRVAAAVEAELRELYARTLALVREHADKIVAVAEELMAQRQLNGAQFLEVLASVKAPRVWPATAEGSQNG is encoded by the coding sequence ATGGCAAATATTGAAAACGACGATAGCTGGGCAGACGTCATCATCGACGACAAAGGTCGCGTCAAGCCTCCCAAGCGGAAGCCGCTCGGCAAGGACCATCTTCTCGACGCCTCCGAGGCGCTGCCCAAACTGATGGTCGAGCAAGCTTTCACCAAGACCGAGTTGCGCGAAGTGATCAACCGGGAAGCGTTTGCTCTGGTTGTACAGATCCCGGGTGAAGACTGGGGCCCCTCACTCTGCCGCGAAATCAAAAACCTTGGTGAGTGGGACGAATATGCGCTCCGCTCCCTCCCGGCGCGTGGCCGTTCAGAAGACGCCAATCTTCGATTGCTCCAGGCGCTCTCGAGCGGCGGGCGGGTTTTTGGCATGAGTCACAATAATAGCTTTCTGCCAGATGCTTTACTCAACTGCGCCGATCATTCCATTTCGCTCAAGCCACCGTCCCCAGAACTGCTTGCCAAAGCCATCAAGGCCGTCACTGGTAAGCTCCCGATCGACGTCCCTCCCCGTCTCGGCGCCGGCCTGAGTTTTGAGGAGCTGACCTCCTGCATCCGTCGCGGCTCCACTGCGGCAGAATGCGTCGATCGCCTTCTCAAGACCGTCGAGCGTAAGCGTGGGGCACCGGATGACGATGTGCCGGCTCTTGCGGACCTCTATGGCTACGGCGACGCCATGACCTGGGCGCTGGACCTCGTCCATGACCTCGATTCCTGGCGCCGGGGAGAAGTGCCTTGGTCATCGCTCTCGGCAGCGGTGGTGCTGTCGAGCCTTCCTGGATTGGGCAAAACATCGATGATGCGGTCGCTCGCGAAAACGGCGGGCGTGCCACTGATTGCGACCTCTGTCGGTGCCTGGTTTGCTGAAGCCAGCGGTTACCTGGATGCTATTGTCAAACGCGTGGACGCCATTTTCGCTCAAGCCCGAGCGCAAGCGCCGTGCATCCTGTTCTTGGACGAGATCGACGCCCTGCCCTCGCGCTCTAACCTCGACTCCCGCAACGCCGACTACTGGAACGTGCTGATCGCGCGTATCCTGACGCTCCTCGATGGTGCCGTCGCCGGTCAGACCGAAGGCATTATCCTGGTTGGCGCTACCAACCATAGTTCTCGACTCGATCCTGCCCTATTACGTCCCGGCCGCTTCGGTAAAGTTATCACCATCGATCCTCCAAAGGAGCAGGACCTTGCCGGTATCCTCCGTCAGCACCTACGCCAGGATCTCTCAGGGCACGACTTGACGGGCGCAGCTCGCCTCGCGCTTGGTTCGAGCGGTGCCATGGTCGTCGACTACGTGAAAAATGCTCGACGGACCGCCCGACAGCAGAAGCGCTCGATGGAGATGCTCGACCTCGTTAATGCCATCGCCCCATCAGAACATCGCGATCCGGATCTGGTCGAACGGGTGGCCACTCACGAAGCCGGCCATGCAGTTCTTTCTCACGTTCTCGACTTGGGTGAAGTGTCGGTGATCAGCATCGTGCAGCGCGGCAACACCGGTGGATATATCCTCACAGAGTCCAATAGCTACTCTCCACGCCGTCAGGACATCGAGAAGATGGTGCTGAGAACGCTGGGTGGCCGTGCCGCCGAGGAGGTCATTCTCGGCGATCCAAGCATGGGCGCTGGCGGAACTGACGATAGCGACTTAGCCGTGGCGACGCGCCTTGTAGGTATGCTTCATGTCAGTGGAGGCCTTGGCGAGCGGTTCCTTTATCAAGGCGGTACCTCGGAAATGCTTCACGTGTTGGCAATTAACACACGTGTCGCAGCGGCCGTGGAAGCCGAGCTCCGTGAGCTCTACGCGCGCACCTTGGCTCTGGTCCGGGAACATGCCGACAAGATCGTCGCCGTTGCAGAGGAACTCATGGCACAGCGCCAGCTCAATGGCGCCCAGTTCTTGGAGGTTCTGGCGAGCGTCAAAGCGCCCCGGGTCTGGCCGGCAACCGCGGAGGGCTCACAGAATGGATGA
- a CDS encoding phospholipase D family protein — MVIQVALLNAKSMARRLKSLISKHDHVSMAVAWAGLTDVAETLLAYKDRIDTVLIGLDYCATDPSLIDRLVKVRGAYVAKSRPGCFHPKIYYFTSGVKAEAIVGSANFTNGGLSKNLEASVHVKGNLDDPFFEQIRAQLDAYRSLHLPITEELAESYRRQAKAASSKPRPKNPMLPDDSKGFERFNGPLATMSWSKFAELARADRHHDFVKRMKLLRLVQQMLVRTASSADLTIAEWKAIAGTIGEVEATTSDLDALDWGWFGSMGGAGTFAQLIGEQNAGLAAALDMIPRRGEVTEDQFNDYVTAFTASFAGSVRVGRLAPATRLLAMKRPDVFVCVNGENRKGIAKALKFAPTTLDLENYWERVIEPIRQAPWFTTPRPSDRNNRDLWDTRVAMLDAIYYEPS, encoded by the coding sequence ATGGTCATACAGGTTGCACTATTGAACGCAAAATCAATGGCGAGACGTTTAAAATCACTGATTAGCAAGCATGACCACGTGTCTATGGCTGTGGCTTGGGCAGGACTAACCGACGTAGCGGAGACCCTACTCGCCTACAAAGATCGCATCGACACCGTCCTTATCGGTCTCGACTATTGCGCCACAGACCCCTCACTTATCGATCGCCTTGTGAAGGTTCGCGGCGCCTATGTAGCCAAAAGTCGACCTGGATGCTTCCATCCAAAGATCTATTATTTCACCAGCGGCGTCAAAGCTGAAGCAATTGTCGGTAGCGCCAACTTCACCAACGGTGGCCTGAGCAAGAACCTGGAGGCAAGCGTCCACGTTAAGGGCAATTTGGACGACCCCTTCTTTGAGCAGATCCGCGCCCAGCTTGATGCCTATAGATCACTGCACCTGCCAATCACTGAAGAGCTCGCCGAAAGCTATCGTCGCCAAGCCAAGGCGGCCTCCAGTAAGCCACGCCCGAAAAATCCGATGCTGCCGGACGATTCCAAGGGCTTTGAGCGGTTCAACGGACCGCTTGCGACCATGTCTTGGTCGAAATTTGCCGAGCTAGCACGGGCTGACCGACATCATGACTTCGTTAAGAGGATGAAACTGCTGCGCCTGGTTCAGCAAATGCTGGTAAGGACGGCCTCTTCTGCTGACCTAACGATTGCGGAGTGGAAGGCAATTGCCGGGACCATCGGTGAGGTAGAAGCAACGACTTCGGATCTTGACGCTCTCGATTGGGGATGGTTCGGATCTATGGGAGGTGCGGGCACATTTGCGCAGCTCATTGGCGAACAGAATGCGGGACTTGCTGCAGCTCTGGACATGATCCCACGTCGTGGTGAGGTTACTGAGGATCAGTTCAACGACTACGTGACTGCCTTTACCGCCTCTTTTGCCGGGAGCGTTCGGGTTGGTAGGCTTGCACCAGCAACCCGGTTGCTGGCGATGAAACGTCCGGATGTTTTCGTGTGCGTGAACGGCGAAAATCGCAAAGGGATTGCGAAGGCACTCAAGTTTGCACCAACCACCCTTGACCTCGAAAACTACTGGGAGCGTGTCATCGAACCGATCCGCCAGGCTCCATGGTTTACGACGCCGCGACCATCGGACCGCAACAACCGAGACCTTTGGGATACAAGAGTGGCGATGCTCGACGCCATTTACTACGAGCCATCATGA
- a CDS encoding DUF262 domain-containing protein: MKPYTRSIIELFDGKKRFLIPLYQRQYAWKAQPQLELLWEDISRSVQRLQEDRASLTPHFMGAIVIAQVKTFGKQVQAFEIIDGQQRLTTFQLLLAAIRDVAKANSSRYEAELQKYLLNDGVMENHDVERFKLWPSLNDRRSFIGIIDPHTDPQVLGPKPTDEDGIVRRSVAAHAYFKEKVAAHVDDNGTFDEHRLELLFEALKDGLAIVSIELEGGDDPQTIFETLNSRGVDLTPGDLMRNFIFQRAKGLGQADHSLLVDKLYEKHWLPLDRSFWGQSASRGRQSRQRLDWMLTDHLSMHIGDLVSVENLFDNYRRWILNSRPFPNVTAELESISATAVIEKRLFDQDAKDPIGNFGRFADAFDVSTAMPLVLYLATEPAVGADIDRALEALESYILRRDICGLTTKNYNRFFIGIIDRLRAAEGNKVDALILYLSSRQSDLDRWPDDTEWQHAWLGRDQYKGSRQPRLRYIFEAIELAKRTALNEDIEIKSALSIEHIMPQKWRTNWPIPGFDYLDDDDTDPEHVARKVQRDSVVDNLGNLTLLTKHLNSSISNGPYSIKMPAVRANSSLALNRELKDYDDWNEETISARGLALFGIAKKIWAAPTRGEDQTALSDLAGEGMKFPADGTDCKFTYAGVTYTGTIQNGHLVVEGIERPFATFSGASKTITRTNRNGWNDWYLRDEMGGWVLADDWRQQPSASAVLESMEEN; encoded by the coding sequence ATGAAGCCTTATACCCGCTCCATCATCGAACTGTTCGATGGCAAAAAGAGATTTCTGATCCCGCTGTATCAGCGGCAATATGCGTGGAAGGCCCAGCCGCAGCTCGAACTGCTGTGGGAAGACATCAGCCGGTCAGTACAGAGGCTTCAGGAGGATCGTGCCTCGCTGACGCCGCACTTCATGGGTGCGATTGTCATCGCCCAGGTGAAGACTTTCGGCAAGCAGGTCCAGGCCTTTGAGATCATCGACGGTCAGCAGAGACTGACGACCTTCCAGCTCTTGCTGGCTGCGATTCGCGATGTGGCCAAAGCCAATAGCTCGAGATACGAAGCCGAGCTCCAGAAGTATCTGCTCAACGATGGTGTCATGGAGAACCACGACGTTGAGCGCTTCAAGCTCTGGCCCTCACTGAACGATCGACGCTCATTCATTGGCATCATCGATCCTCACACAGATCCCCAGGTTCTCGGTCCGAAGCCCACAGATGAAGATGGAATTGTCAGGCGCTCTGTCGCTGCGCACGCCTATTTTAAGGAGAAGGTCGCCGCTCACGTCGACGATAACGGCACCTTCGATGAGCATCGCCTCGAGCTTCTCTTCGAAGCCCTGAAAGATGGGCTGGCGATCGTGTCCATCGAATTGGAAGGTGGCGACGACCCCCAGACCATCTTCGAAACCCTAAATAGCCGCGGCGTGGATTTGACCCCGGGCGATCTCATGCGCAACTTCATATTCCAGCGCGCAAAGGGTTTGGGGCAAGCTGACCATTCACTGCTGGTCGACAAACTCTATGAGAAGCACTGGCTGCCCCTGGATCGTTCATTCTGGGGACAGTCAGCCTCTCGAGGCCGGCAGTCCCGGCAGCGACTGGACTGGATGTTGACCGACCACCTGTCCATGCACATCGGTGACCTGGTGTCGGTCGAGAATTTGTTCGACAACTACAGGCGCTGGATCCTGAACTCGCGTCCGTTTCCGAACGTCACGGCCGAGCTCGAGTCGATCTCGGCAACTGCCGTCATCGAGAAGCGTCTGTTTGACCAGGACGCGAAGGACCCTATCGGCAATTTCGGCAGGTTCGCCGACGCCTTCGACGTTTCGACGGCTATGCCCTTGGTTCTCTACCTGGCGACGGAGCCGGCCGTTGGTGCCGATATCGATCGCGCTCTTGAGGCGCTCGAGAGCTATATCCTCAGACGCGACATCTGTGGCCTGACGACGAAAAACTACAACCGCTTCTTTATTGGGATCATCGACCGCCTTCGCGCAGCAGAAGGGAATAAGGTCGACGCACTCATCCTCTATCTTTCGAGCCGACAGTCGGATCTGGATCGTTGGCCAGATGATACGGAATGGCAGCACGCATGGCTGGGCCGAGACCAATACAAGGGATCTCGGCAGCCCCGGCTTCGATACATCTTCGAGGCGATCGAACTCGCCAAGCGAACTGCCCTGAACGAAGACATCGAGATCAAATCGGCGCTCTCCATCGAGCACATCATGCCTCAGAAATGGAGAACGAACTGGCCAATCCCAGGATTTGATTACCTTGATGACGACGACACTGATCCAGAACATGTCGCGCGAAAGGTTCAGCGTGACAGCGTCGTCGATAATCTCGGCAATCTGACCTTGCTGACCAAGCATTTGAACTCGTCGATCTCGAATGGCCCATATTCGATCAAGATGCCGGCGGTTCGTGCCAATTCCAGCCTCGCCTTAAACCGAGAGCTGAAGGATTACGATGACTGGAACGAAGAGACTATCTCCGCGCGGGGTTTGGCTCTCTTCGGGATCGCCAAGAAGATTTGGGCCGCACCTACAAGAGGCGAGGATCAAACGGCATTAAGTGATTTGGCTGGCGAGGGAATGAAATTCCCGGCCGATGGAACGGACTGCAAGTTCACCTATGCCGGGGTGACTTACACTGGGACGATCCAGAACGGCCATCTTGTTGTCGAGGGTATAGAGCGGCCCTTCGCCACTTTCTCAGGAGCATCCAAGACGATCACCAGAACCAACCGAAATGGCTGGAATGACTGGTACCTTCGCGATGAAATGGGTGGTTGGGTATTAGCCGATGATTGGCGGCAACAGCCCAGTGCCTCTGCGGTGCTTGAGAGCATGGAAGAGAACTGA